The Macadamia integrifolia cultivar HAES 741 unplaced genomic scaffold, SCU_Mint_v3 scaffold1257, whole genome shotgun sequence genomic interval AAGCAGGGTGGGTGTTTGATTTGTAGTGGATTTCAGTCATGTACCTTTTTAGTAGAAATCTAGATCTAGAGTCCGTAATTTATGTTCCAAAAGTATCCAATTCTACTAATAATTTTTGTGATTCACCCAGTTTTGTTTATAATAAACTTTGGCAGCGTGTAGAACTTGTATGTTCCAAAAGTATCCAAttctaataataatttttatgaTTCACCTGTTTTGTTTATAATGAACTTTGGCAGCGTGTAGAACTTGAACGGACATTGACAGACACCCAGAGAGATGAGTTTGAGGATATGCTTAGGTCTTTGACATTAGAAAGGAGCCAGATAAAAGAAGCCATGGGATTTTCTCTCGATAATGCTGATGCAGCTGGGGAGGTATTGGCTTCTAATTAAAGCCTGGAGTTTATGTGCTTGGTTTAACTCCTATTTGTAATGCATTTTCACATTATTTagcttttgaattttgaattttcacaatTCAATATTTATTCTTTGTTTCATAATACTTCAATTTAACATTGCTATGTTGACTGAGATTATGTTGTCATTTTCGGAAAATAGTCAAAGCTGCGTATCACTTTTCCCCATGTAACTATGATATCAGGATTTATATTCGATCTTGGTACTTACATTGCTTACTCTTGCACACACAGATTGTTGAGGTTCTTACTGAATCATTGACACTTAAAGAGACTCCAATCCCAACTAAGGTTGCAAGACTCATGCTCGTTTCTGATGTCCTTCACAACAGTAGTGCTCCGGTAAAGAATGCATCTGCTTACCGAACAAAATTTGAAGCTACCTTGCCTGACATAATGGAGAGCTTCAATGATTTGTACCGCAGCATCTCAGGAAGGATCACTGCCGAGGCCCTTAAGGTATGCCTTACTTGGGAATTATATCTGGACTTGCTGGTCTGCTTGTTTTTGTTCCAACATTTTCATGTGCTTGTTTTTGTACCAACTTCTTCACCGGGGTTCTGCAGGAACGGGTTTTGAAGGTTCTTCAAGTGTGGTCAGATTGGTTTCTTTTTTCAGATGCATATGTGAATGGGCTGCGGGCTACTTTTCTTCGACCTGGGAACTCTGGAGTGTTACTTTTTCATTCAATATGTGGGGATGTGCCAGAAACTGAAGGTAAAAAAGGCTCTGAAGATACAGCTGATGGGGGTAAGATTAGCCAAGATGCTGCATTAGCAATGGGGAAAGGAGCTGCGATGAAGGAGTTGTTAGGTCTCCCGCTTCCTGAGCTGGAAAGACGATGCAGACATAATGGGCTATCACTAGTTGGTGGTAGGGAGACGATGGTTGCACGCTTGCTTAGTCTTGAAGATGCTGAGAAACAAAGGGTTCATGAACGAGATGAAGATATGAAGTATGGGTCTAGCCACTCAAATTCAAATAGATACTCCAAGGATGACACTGGCTGGAGTATAAATACTGTTGATCATAGAGAGAACAACCTTGGAACAGAACCAGTGAGCTCTTCGGGATGGACTCATTTTGAGGATGACAAGTTGCGATCACAAGACAAAGGTTCTTCTGCACCTTTCGCTCCAACCCTTCCTATTCCAGAGCCAGAACTAAAACCCTtcataaagaaaggaaaatctgATCCTGTATTGCTAGATTCTAAATGGGCTCGTGAGGATGATGggagtgatgatgaagataagaGTAATGCTCTGGGTCTCGGGCTGAGCTACTCATCTTCTGGAAGTGAAAATGCTGGTGATGGTCCTAGCAAGGTTGATGAAGTAGAGGTTGCGACTGATGGTAGTGTTCTGTCACATCCAGACAGTGGCATGAGTGAAGAACAGAGGTTATATTATCTTCTGGTTGTATTGGTTTAATACCTGTAGTAGCTATAATTTAGCTGTGCTATGTTAGTAGAGATGATGCTTGACTGTTACTATGTTCTGCAGGAAAAAGTGGAGGCGTCTGGAGGTTGCTGTCATGGAATATCGTGAGTCACTGGAAGAGCGGAGTGTCAGAAATTCAGAGGAAATTGAGAGAAAAGTGGCGATCCACCGGAGACGGTTACAATCAGAGTTTGGATTATCAGATGCAAATGAAGATTTTTCGGGGAATAGTAGGCATTCATCACGTAAGTATGCACGTAAAAAATGCTTTGGGGATTTTAAAATGTCAAATAGCTTAGCATGTTGCTGAAAGTATTGGTCAGTGTTGTTTGCTTCTTGCTCAGTTGTTATTCTCTTATAAAAGGTTTGTTGAATCTGGTTTGGATCTGTCAAAGCTGCTGTGAATTAATATTAGCAATGATGAGCTACAGAAATTTCAACCAAGGATCAGCCAAGTGGACCTGCCAATGATCAGATACCTCGATTCTGGTGTTAATCATAGCATTTCACTTGCTTTGATAATTTTTCCATGGGTATTATTGTAGACGTCTCTCCATTCACTTTTGCTTTATGGATGAGGGTGCATAGGAATTCTGTTATCATTTAAATTCTAGAAGATGATTCAAAACCTGTATTCTGGATCAACTGCTGGTTCATCTTGACACTAATGGTATTTGGTGGAATTGGTGAATCTGCTCTAAAAACCTATCATAATGGCTTCCTTGTGGAGCTTCATGCATTTTCAGCTGATAAAAATGTATCTTACTCGAAGAACCACTCCAGTTTTCTGTCTATCTTAGAAGCAAAAGCTGTTCCCACGGATTAAGCTATTTGCTCTCTTTTTTAGGGAGTTGTTTAGTAGGTCTTTTTAAACTTCTTTGCTTCTAACCCTTTTGGGAATCCTAGGTGCTGAGCTATTTTACTCGGCTTATTTGATCAATCTATGACATATGCACTCCTGAATGTTTTATTTCTGatcaagaagggaaaaaagtagGTTTAATTTCTGGCTTGAAACCTGTCCCTGGGTGAGGTTCAAGACTCCTAGTTCACTTAAGGCTTAGTTTGTTACTATGATAAAAGCCCCATAAATAGAAGATCTTCAGGTCAAATCAGTACAAAATATTAGGATTTTACatgaaaaatttccttttttacaTGATTTTTACCTGGAAATAACAGGGcccaaagaaataaaggaaaataagagaCAGTTTGGTTCCTATACTTGAAAGTGTAGGCATCTTAGagtttacttatttatttatttttttaaattgatcttCTGAAGTATTAGGAGGTTTGCGATTTCGGTAATTGTTGTTGAGaaaatttgatttctttattgAGTAGAGGTTGGAGTAAAATGTGGAGTGGCTAGGATTTGTAAATTGCATGAACGAAAAATGAAACATGGTCTCTTAGGacatttcaatttgaaatttgatctTCTGAAGCATTAGCTTGTTTGCGATTTCAGTGATTGTTGTTGAGGTGATGTGATTTCTACATTTGATTAGAGGTTGGAACAAACATAATACCtgttatagcaaacaccaacaaatacgaaaataaacgaAAATAGAttcgcacaacacagagatttaatgaggttcacacaccgatgtggtatGCTACTTCTCAttcgggttgccaccaaaatatgtcgaagcgggtcattcttcaaaacgggtcaagaattcgagacaaacttaacaataccTTAGAAGCTAATGAAACTATTTTAGTAACATTCAACCGTCTCAACTCCCAGGCAATCGCACCAAAGGCTTGAGTTCCTTTCGGATTTCCTTCTTGATGAATGACAAGTACTACATTGTCATCATAATTTTATTAGCATACCATGGTCTCGTTTGAGTTCTTTACATGTATGTACAATTACAGCTTTGATTACTTCTGATCTTTCTAGAGGCATATTGGGCACTCTATCAGATTAGTGGGCAACCatagtaatgcaggagtagattacaagaaactaccccagcaatttataaccctaaacaataccaataggaccaggaaacaaagaaataataccattaaataaacccccaaggatacaatacccatataagagcaaaaccagcccaaaacataACCCAATAGGACAGAGAAAGACctactatagagctggagagagagaggtgcggccaagtctgtaggagtccgattgagctgcactcttgggcgtagatagtccctagggagggtacaaaaacctccaaagttgagaggatctgacataggagaaataatcgtaggcttcaggagagagaatcaaatctagtttgtaacttggacagatttgaacttttgaatactcacaatagtcgtatacttcaacagcagtaactttaggataaaatagaaagctttaaacaagaagaaacaaagggaaaagtgggggaggagcggttgtctcggcccgggcttctcacccacagctatcccggctgttctaagcaattgactgcaattattcttttttcaaatatgaaattatgagtacatagactcctctatttatagagggcaaaatagcaatcaaactactactaggagttagtttcccaataggactagacattcctacttcaactaggagctagtttttcagtaggactagacactcctactacaactaggaattcaacaTTGGACTaagaataataaacctatgtgaaAAACAAATAGTcttaagacaatttggactcgacataccacttactcaactcgatgggcccaatggcccattaattaattaaaaacaaccactaattattcccctagccgatgggcccaattggcccttatttgtacttagccactcaggtggaccaagtaggggttcagctggcttcttggctggaccctatccacttaggtggactaaggctggacccttcctcatatttccttccataatgtgaatttacatcagctcccccttccttagaatcattcaactccGATGAATGGGTAAGGGACATGTATTGCTCATAGAGGTCTGTGTCAAGGCGTTGAAAGTCATCGGCatggatccaagtacaatcctctCATGGTCGACCTTTCcatttgatgaggaaggagtagTATCCTTTGCACCCACGAACTGTGGTGAACTTGTTGTCGAGAACATCTTCGATgacatcattttagggtttgcAAATTGAGGAAGTTTGAGGGTGTGTTCAGTGTCACCGTCATCAGAATGGTGTCCCAAATATATCGTCAGATCAGCTATATTTGTGTCTAAGGAACTCATCGGCTTCCACACTAATACGGGCCTGAGGTGGCAAAGGTACCAAGTCAACTGGTCGTTGAGGCTGCAGTTCAAggacaatctcaaatggtgtacgaCCTGTGGTGCGGTTGACGGAACTATTATAGGCGAATTCAGCAATATCCAGTATAGATGGTCAAGTCTTTTCATAGTCTCGGACTAGACATCGGAGTAAGTTGCCAAGGCTTCTGTTCACCACTTCggtctgtccgtctgtctgaGGATGGAATGTAGTGGAGAACttgagtttagtatttgttttcagccatagagtcttccagaagtagctcatgaacttgacatccctatctgaaacaattgtctgtggtagaccatgtatgcgcactatctctttgaaaaagagtttggccaagtgacttgcatcaagagtcttgcacgggataaagtgtgccatcttggagaaacgatctactaccacaaatatggaatcataccttTCTTGTGTAGGTGGTAAGCCCAGGACAAAGTCCATGCCTATGTCTTGCCAAGGTGCATGTGGAACGGGCAATGGTGTGTACAATcctgtattcttcttttctcctttggcaAGTTGACAAGTGCGGTATCTCTGTATCACATGTGGTGCATCCTTTAAGAGTTGAGGCCAAAAGTATAAGTCTTTCATCATGGagtatgttttgtccttgccaaagtgtccacccattcctcctACATGTAGCTTTCGAATCAAGTGATGTCTCAAAGAGTGTTTGTGATGCAGAGGCGAATGCCTTTGAAAAGATACCCATCATGTATAGCAAATTTGTCATCCCGTCCTCCTTGTAGGTTGTTGAATACTTATGAAAAATCAGCATCACTAATGTACTCCTCTTTGATGTGTTTCACTCCTGCACTTTGTACTGTGAAGgtgttcatcatcatcacctttcGACTACGTAcatcagccacttgattctccttcccaacTTTGTACTTGAGAGTAAATACGTATCCTTGCAAGTATGAGATCCATTTAGCATGTCGATCACTAATGGTCTTTTGTGAGTGCAagtatttgagtgcttcatgatccgAATGATCTGAATAGAGCACAAACTCTTTGCCAATTAAGTAATGCCTCCAATGCTTAAGGATTTGAACAATGGCATAGAGTTCTAAATCATAGgtagaataccttctttttgcatcattcaaattttcactgtagaaggcaatcggatggccctcttgcataagcactccCCCTATgccaacatgggatgcatcagttgccacttcaaacataagatcaaaattgggtagtctaagcactggtgcttctgtcatcttttgtttgatcaagttgaaagctttagtGGCTGCCGGAGTCCACTGAAATGggacttttcctccttttatgCATTCTGTAATTGGGGCTACAACGGCGTTGAAATTCCGGATGAATTTGTCGGTAAAATGAAGCAAGACCGTGAAAGCTACGAACCTCGGTCAAGGTCTTTGGAATAGGCCAGTCAACGATACTTTTTACCTTCTCCGGGTCAgcttctatgccttgtgaagacagtaaaaccaaggaagatgaccttgggcagcataaaggaacatttcttcaagttgatgtaTAACTTTTCTGTCCATAGTACTCTCATGACACGTCTCAGATGCTCAAAGTGTTCATTTTGTGCTTTGCTGTATATtagtatgtcatcaaagtacacTACGAGAAATTTGCCGatgaagggtcgtagtacatgtgtcatcaccctcatgaaagtgttaggtgcattggtgaggccaaaaggcataaccttccactcatacaggccttctttttgttttgaaggctgttttccattcatcccctAGAAGGATacgaatttgatggtagccactccgtagatcaatctttgaaaagatggagactcctgtcaacatgtcaagcatatcatccaaacgagGAATAGGAAATCTGTACTTTACCGTGATTTTGTTAATGGCCTAgctgtcaatgcacatacgccatgattcgtctttctttggtgtcaatAGGGCTGGTACTGTACATTGACTCATGCTCTGAATCAAGAaccctttctttaataaatcatcCACTTGTCTCATGAGCTCGGTTTGCTCTGTAGGACTGAGACGGTAAGTGGGCAGATTAGGGAGTACTGACCCAGGCACAAGGTCAATGGCATGCTGAATATCCCTCATCGGTGGTAGTTTATCAGACAATTTCTCTggcaccaaatctgaaaaatcaacaagtaattgtttgatttgtggGGGATGTATGACCACTATCACTGGTTCAACAGCCTTGATAACAAGAGCTATGATTAGGCCGGTTTCTTCACCAAGGGTCAGGAATTCTCTATGGGGCAGCACGCATAGCTTGTTGTTCACAGtgttcttgctgaaattttctttgcatagttgcttcttttgctcagtggttgttttggaagaggtcttATCTATATTCTTTAAGACATGTTGTCTCCTTAGTTGGGCATCCCTTAACTTGTCTTTTACctgaggtatgttgagtgggTTTAGAATGAATGGTTTGCCTTTATGATCGAAGATGCATTGGTTCTTAGTACCTCTCACTAGCACATTATTGTcatataaccaaggccttccgagtagtacatcagtgaggaccatggggatgacatcacaccatacaCTTTCTTCATAATCTAAGACCTTCAATGGGACTGAACACCGTTGAGTTACAGCCATGGTGTTGCTGTCTAGAAGAGATACCTTGTATGGCTGTGGATGGGATTCAGTCTTAAGCTTTCCGTCAATGACAAAGGCTTGAGATACCACATTCACACAACTTCCACtgtccacaatcacttgagctttGTGAGGTCCATTAGACATTAAGGTGTAGATATTGTGCCTCCTCCAGTCTTCACCCTTAGTTTCAGACACTAGGATTCTTGCAACCACATTGACATAAGCATGAGGATCATCATTCTCTGGTGTAAGCTCATTTTCCAGTTCATCCTCCTCTCCTTCAACTGCAACATTAACAGTCCAATCGTCATCCTGAGGTTCGTGGATTTGTAAATCCGGATTGGATTCGATGGCACTAATGACAGAGTTGGATCGTCCCCGCTTAGGGCAGAATTTTGCCGTGTGTCCAGTCTTTCCACAACTGTAGCATGTCACAGATCCACTCTCCCTTCCCATTGGAGCCTTCCCCTTATCCTGTGTATCTTGTAGAGCTCGGGTAGGAAATCCGGTGGGTTTGGTTGGTACATAAGGCTTTTTGTTGTCAGTTGGCTGGATGTACCTTCTGGAGGTTGTTTTGATCAGATCCTCTGCTTTTAGTGATTTGTCAAAACAAGTGCTTAAGGAGGGTATTTCGATCACACCAAACTTCTCATTAATATCATACCTTAGCCCTAGTTTGAAACGGGATATGagtacttcatcttctttatgggcACCTGTTCGTGAAAACAGTTCATTAAAACGATCAATATAATCTCCTGCAGTCATATTACCTTGCCTGAGAGTATTCAGCATGTCGTAGAGTCGACGTCGGTAGGTGGGTGGTAAGAATCTATCGTTAAggataaatttcaagtcttcccaATTGTGAGACATCTGACGACTGTGGATCAGTCTattctcttcattcctccaccagtccttagctccaccagttaacttagtgacaactaattgaactttcctttcttcaggtATACGGTACCACCGGAAGTAGTCATCAAAGGAAGCTACCCAGTCCTGGTAATAGAGGGGATTGTGCCTCCTTTCAATTCTAACTTGACCTTGTACGTATCGTCAGGCTGATAAAGCTGattgtcatactcatcataCTCATCATTATGAGCTGGGACATTCCTTCTAGGTTGCATAGTGACTCTTCTGGGAACATTACCAATGCAATTGACAGCaggttgaacattagtttgggcaacaGTCGGTTAGGTGTTAGAGTGGGCAACAGTACTCTCTTTTAGGTCAACAAACTgttggtcatgtccatccaacctcgtagataaggcttggattgctttcatcacatcttgaagggtgggttggggttcttctgtctgagctataactctgataccacttaatgcaggagtagattataaGAAACTAACctagcaatttataaccccataCAATACCAATGGgactaggaaacaaagaaataataccatcaaataaacccccaaggatacaatacccatataggagcaaaaccagcccaaaacacaacccgataggagagagaaagacctactatagagctggagagatgTGTGGCCAATTCTGTaagagtccgattgagctgtactcttgggcgtagatagtccctaaggagggtacaaaaatccccaaagttgagaggattctgacggctgattgtgaagttacaagctttcttgattttctgacctaggagaaataatcgcaggcttcaggagagagaatcaaatctggtttgtaacttggacagatttgaacttttgaatactcacaacagtcgtatacttcaacagcagtaactttaggataaaatagaaagctttaaacaagaagaaacaaagggaaaagtgggggaggagcggctgtctcggcccgggcttctcacccacagctatcccggctgttctaagcaattgactgcaattattcttttttcaaatatgaaattatgagtacatagactcctctatttatagagggcagaataacaatcaaactactactaggagctagtttcccaataggactagacactcctacttcaactaggagctagtttcccaataggactagacactcctactacaactaggaattcaaaattggactaggaataacaaacctatgtggaaaacaaatagaatcctaagacaatttggactcgacatactaCTTATTCAACTTGATGGGCTCAATGgcccattaattaattaaaaacaactactaattattcccctagccgatgggcccaattggcccttatttgtacttggccactcaggtggaccaagtaggggttcggctggcttcttggctggaccctagccgcttaggtggactaaggctggacccttcttcctctcatatttccttccataatgtggatctacatcacatAGTGTACTTTTTTCGTGGTCATGTTGACGTTGTTGAAAGCGTATTTCCAACTTTTAAGTAGGCCTAGCTTTTTGGAGCTGCTCTCTACTCACAACTATGGTGGAGGAGGTGCTGTGAAGATCTAGGAGTGTAAGCAGTATGAGCTGAAAGGCTTCGATACTGTTTGGAGGGAAGGGGGCATAGATGCCAAACCTCCTGGGATCCCTATTGGAAATAATCAGAAACCCAGGAATTCGAGATGTAAAAGCAAGAATTTACATTCGATTATTTCATATTGATCTGAATCAATACAAATCAAATGGGTGTAGCGAAGAAATAGAATTGGGGCGCCATGTATACGTAAATTATATGTACGTATATAAAGATTTAGTCTGTTTTAGGGATTGGCGACTTATCCATTCAATGACTTCGGCACTGGAAGTTCCCAAAATGGTGGGTCATGAAAGTTGAGGAAAGAGAGTTTAACCCTTTTCTTGTTGGACAAATCATTCCCTCAGGGGATCCTATAGttgatttttattcaattattaaatatacttaaataaattttctttttatttcattttattctaTTTAGAATAGAAATATTCTAATACTAATATTAGTATTAGAATTTTAGaatatttgtttttaaattttatcaTTCTATCCACACACAGAAGTGCTCTTTGAACCGTGCAATAAGGTCACTCATAACATGGCTCTCCCACTTGAGTTACCGCTCCGTGGGCCCTAGGCCAAGCTATTCAATTAGATTGAAAAAATGGGAGCGTAGCGTAACGTAACAACTAGTATTGAAAGCTGGTCGGCTTTTGAGGGACGAACGCCGCTGCCCTCCTTCCTTAAGTCGCAAACCAATTTCTTAGTCACTGGGTGGAGTGCATCTTTGGTACTTCAGTAGGGCTGATAGTGACTTCAACTCACTTATAGGAAGGGTAAGGCGATGAAAGGCTACTTCAATGACAGAAACAGCCAGAAACTCAAGAGGGTCGCCTTTGTAAGAGTTCTCCAGTAACCAAAGCATCTCGTTCCGTTCCCACAACCACTTTGGTACTTTGCTGATAGTCAAAGTGGGGGGCTTGCGCTTGAATTGAAGTAGCGCCTTTTGAATATGAGTAGGGCTCCTAGGTGGCGTGTTCGTGGAGCCAAACCGAAGGAAGAGCAAAAGGAAGGTTGGGTGCTTGTAATAGGAGGGGGGCAACGCTCTGGATTCCCTCTGCTTGCAGAAATGTTTGGATCAGAAGGGTGGCTGGGTTCTATTTCCGGGCCAGGCGGGAGGTGAAGGTTCAAAGGCCTCCTGGtaaggaaaaggggaaaaaggtgCTTTCATCTATCTCGACCAGTTTCCCAAGGCGTTAGAGATCCAGACCGGCTTAGAGAATCACTGGTGATCTAAATGTGGAGTGGCTAGGATTGTATGTTACATGAATTGGTTTTGCTGTCCTCTAGACTTCCAAATTGTTGGATCATGATAGTTTTTGGGGTGTTCAAAACCGTTTGGTAAACCTGTTTCTGGGAATGTTTCCCGAAGGcattggtgtttgataaaaccTGTTTCTGTATGCACTACTCTTCTCTTCCgttctttcttcaattttgttACTTGTTTTCTTGCAACTTATACACATCCCATCAATAAGACATGACTTGATTAAAGATTTTTTGAGTCTTCATGAGAGTTTTTGTGTTCCTGAGCAATGCATACAGGATAGGTATTCCATACCTGCGCTCCCTCCTCCTAGTTCTGTGCTATttcttattattactttttctaAC includes:
- the LOC122063231 gene encoding protein RRC1-like isoform X2, producing the protein MEELKLEQEMRERRNQEREHWREGRHSEGSAPPCRFDELLDDFDPTGKLPGSFDEGDPQTTNLYVGNLAPQVDENFLLRTFGRFGPIASVKIMWPRTEEERRRQRNCGFVAFMNRTDGQAAKDEMQGVVVYEYELKIGWGKSVSLPSQALPAPPPGHMAIRSKEGATVILSGPDGPPVTSVPSQSSELVLTPNVPDITVILPEDDHLHHIIDTMALHVLDGGCAFEQAIMERGRGNTLFNFLFELGSKEHTYYVWRLYSFAQGDTLQRWRTEPFIMITGSGRWIPPPLPVTKSPEHEKEAGTTFAAGRSRRVELERTLTDTQRDEFEDMLRSLTLERSQIKEAMGFSLDNADAAGEIVEVLTESLTLKETPIPTKVARLMLVSDVLHNSSAPVKNASAYRTKFEATLPDIMESFNDLYRSISGRITAEALKERVLKVLQVWSDWFLFSDAYVNGLRATFLRPGNSGVLLFHSICGDVPETEGKKGSEDTADGGKISQDAALAMGKGAAMKELLGLPLPELERRCRHNGLSLVGGRETMVARLLSLEDAEKQRVHERDEDMKYGSSHSNSNRYSKDDTGWSINTVDHRENNLGTEPVSSSGWTHFEDDKLRSQDKGSSAPFAPTLPIPEPELKPFIKKGKSDPVLLDSKWAREDDGSDDEDKSNALGLGLSYSSSGSENAGDGPSKVDEVEVATDGSVLSHPDSGMSEEQRKKWRRLEVAVMEYRESLEERSVRNSEEIERKVAIHRRRLQSEFGLSDANEDFSGNSRHSSQRLSLERKDRRDDSREYSRKRHRSQSHSRSPQRRSRDKEKENDVDRDRERPFDRNKSHEPENERGRRDREKSGSRERDDHDRDKGREREKDRRRRVK